A part of Argonema galeatum A003/A1 genomic DNA contains:
- a CDS encoding BrnT family toxin, protein MRKHQLNFRLASTVFRDPYQFTIYDEEHSQDEDRWITIGLDETGILRLVIHTFEETDRSSCMIRIISARKATFIETQSYQERQL, encoded by the coding sequence ATTCGCAAGCATCAATTAAATTTTCGTTTAGCATCAACTGTTTTCCGCGATCCTTACCAATTTACAATCTATGATGAAGAACACAGCCAAGATGAAGATAGATGGATTACCATAGGCTTAGATGAAACAGGAATTTTAAGGCTTGTTATCCATACCTTTGAAGAAACCGATCGCTCCTCATGTATGATTCGGATTATTTCAGCCCGTAAAGCTACTTTCATTGAAACACAATCTTATCAAGAGAGGCAATTATGA
- a CDS encoding type II toxin-antitoxin system VapC family toxin, with amino-acid sequence MKYLLDTDHISFLQRRSSSEFSRLRFRMAQHPIGDFALSVVSFQEQVLGAHNFINRARTNAEIIRGYALLLEIIQGFATALVLPFDERAIAVFDELRDRRVRVSTMDLRIAAIAISRNLVLLTRNISDFRKVPGLVTEDWTV; translated from the coding sequence ATGAAATATCTGCTTGACACTGACCACATCAGTTTCCTACAGCGTCGTTCTAGTTCGGAGTTTAGCCGATTGCGTTTTCGGATGGCTCAACACCCGATCGGGGATTTTGCTTTATCGGTTGTTAGTTTTCAGGAACAGGTACTTGGCGCTCATAATTTCATAAATCGTGCGCGAACAAATGCCGAGATAATTCGTGGATACGCTCTATTGTTAGAAATTATTCAGGGCTTTGCAACTGCTCTTGTTCTACCATTCGACGAGCGAGCAATTGCGGTCTTTGATGAATTACGAGATCGACGGGTTCGTGTATCCACGATGGATTTGAGAATCGCGGCAATTGCCATATCTCGCAACTTGGTATTATTAACCCGAAACATTAGTGACTTTAGAAAAGTTCCAGGTTTGGTGACGGAGGATTGGACGGTGTAA
- a CDS encoding transferase hexapeptide repeat containing protein, whose product MMLDEATIECRIAILEQEVAELKRKSESKSISGNWLDKLIGSISDESAFLEALEYGRAFRQADKPNDEGHEQA is encoded by the coding sequence ATGATGCTGGATGAAGCAACTATCGAATGTCGCATAGCAATCCTCGAGCAGGAGGTTGCCGAGCTTAAACGCAAGTCCGAAAGCAAGTCAATTTCTGGGAATTGGCTGGATAAACTAATTGGCTCAATCTCTGATGAATCGGCTTTTCTGGAAGCTCTGGAATACGGACGTGCCTTTCGTCAAGCTGACAAACCTAATGATGAGGGTCACGAACAAGCATGA
- a CDS encoding HNH endonuclease, with the protein MSTIPASLRRLVIQRAGDRCEYCCLSQAGQAATFHIDHITPIVAGGATIAENLALACVSCSLRKGARQTVEDAETGEVVPIFNPRQQVWKEHFRWDGVRVVGLTVTGRATIDALNMNRAIVLAIRTEEELLGRHPPP; encoded by the coding sequence ATGTCAACAATTCCCGCTTCCTTACGTCGATTGGTGATTCAAAGAGCAGGCGATCGCTGTGAGTATTGCTGTTTGTCTCAAGCAGGGCAAGCAGCTACATTTCATATCGACCATATCACTCCTATCGTAGCAGGTGGCGCAACAATCGCAGAGAATTTAGCACTTGCCTGTGTATCCTGTTCGCTGCGTAAGGGTGCTAGACAAACGGTTGAAGATGCAGAAACGGGCGAAGTAGTACCAATCTTTAATCCTCGCCAACAAGTTTGGAAAGAACACTTCCGTTGGGATGGCGTGCGAGTTGTTGGATTAACAGTCACGGGACGAGCCACTATTGATGCACTGAATATGAATCGTGCGATCGTGTTGGCAATTCGGACAGAAGAAGAACTTCTCGGTCGTCATCCACCACCTTGA
- a CDS encoding DUF29 family protein, with protein sequence MTQELLDLRTSILEERYSDALAIVDDLEGMSKKEILRKIKAFLRVLVIHLIFNQVEQRLTNSWAASIRNSLREIQDVNQKENRTSYYVNSDEWEDLIEEEILENAIADASEEVMNGKYTRSQLSSMLDKPQLLQITTRLLDLTYTHSAKELPALIESHLIQLPGGQDWIARRK encoded by the coding sequence ATGACACAAGAACTTTTGGACTTAAGAACCAGTATCTTAGAGGAACGCTACAGCGATGCTTTGGCGATCGTAGATGATTTAGAAGGAATGAGTAAAAAGGAAATTCTGCGAAAAATTAAGGCATTTTTGAGAGTTTTAGTAATTCACTTGATTTTTAATCAAGTCGAGCAAAGATTAACTAACTCTTGGGCTGCATCAATTCGTAATTCCCTCCGAGAAATTCAAGATGTGAATCAAAAAGAAAACAGAACTTCATATTATGTAAATTCTGACGAATGGGAAGATTTAATTGAGGAAGAGATACTTGAGAACGCGATCGCAGATGCAAGTGAAGAAGTGATGAATGGAAAATATACCCGTTCTCAACTATCGTCCATGTTAGATAAACCTCAATTGCTGCAAATAACAACCAGACTGCTTGACCTGACTTATACCCATTCTGCCAAAGAATTACCAGCGCTAATTGAGTCACATTTAATACAGTTACCTGGTGGTCAAGACTGGATCGCTCGCAGAAAATAG
- a CDS encoding Uma2 family endonuclease, translating into MLRSKLNALLDEEVLQPQDPEDRYITDGANWEQYEALLARIGDSSGYRVTYLDGILEIMSPSRRHESGKTRIGDLLVIYFLEADINYFPFGSTTLRQEEKSGGIEPDEAYCIGTDKEFPDLAIEVVITSGTINKLEVYRRLNIREVWFWQRDRFYLYYLREETPVQFVQTCGYELIQKSELLPELDIEMLAQCVRNPNPLEAAKEFRQSLRS; encoded by the coding sequence ATGCTGAGGAGCAAGCTGAACGCGCTACTTGACGAAGAAGTACTCCAACCCCAAGATCCTGAAGACCGCTATATCACTGATGGCGCGAATTGGGAGCAATATGAGGCACTACTCGCCCGAATCGGAGACAGTTCGGGATATCGAGTTACGTATTTAGATGGAATTTTAGAAATTATGTCACCTTCTCGCCGTCATGAAAGCGGAAAAACTCGCATTGGAGATCTTCTCGTTATTTACTTTTTAGAAGCTGACATCAACTATTTTCCCTTTGGTTCGACAACTTTGCGACAAGAGGAGAAAAGCGGCGGTATAGAACCCGATGAAGCTTACTGTATTGGCACAGACAAAGAATTTCCCGATTTAGCAATTGAAGTTGTTATTACCAGCGGCACAATCAACAAATTGGAAGTATACAGAAGGCTGAACATTCGAGAGGTTTGGTTCTGGCAGCGCGATCGCTTTTACCTTTACTATTTGCGAGAAGAAACTCCGGTTCAATTTGTGCAAACCTGCGGTTACGAGCTAATTCAGAAAAGCGAATTGCTTCCCGAACTCGATATTGAGATGTTGGCACAATGCGTGAGAAATCCCAACCCGCTAGAGGCAGCAAAGGAATTTCGGCAAAGCCTGCGATCGTAA
- a CDS encoding aminopeptidase P family protein yields the protein MMQVTTEMPIALDIASLTASLKNAHSDTLGEAKTLADTLRKRRKRLFDLIDFPVVLWSGCAPSRNYPANKLQFRASSHFLYFAGLPLENAAIRMEAGRLELFMDDPSPDDSLWHGKKPMREEIAELIGANTDHPMGELWWRSQGCATIPVQDVMINNQQSGTLHRWLYSASSLNSIDWDLAYAIVRLRLNHDAGALAELRKAAATTVDAHKSGMAATRHCKTEAEVRSAMESVLTARNMTCAYNSIVTVRGEVLHNEQYHNPLQQGDLLLADVGAETPMGWASDVTRTWPVSGKFSSTQRAIYDVVLAAHDACIAKIRPGVEYKDIHLLGATTLTQGLVDLGIMKGDAEELVELDAHAAFFPHGIGHAIGLDVHDMEDLGDLAGYELGRIRSDRFGLNYLRLDRPLKAGMLVSIEPGFYQVPSLLNYPDKREKYQEIVNWDRLAEFSDVRGIRIEDDVLVTESGCEVITSDLPSHPDAIEHIVSGW from the coding sequence ATGATGCAAGTCACGACCGAGATGCCTATTGCCTTGGACATAGCTTCGCTAACGGCGTCGCTAAAAAATGCTCATTCCGACACGCTTGGTGAAGCCAAAACCTTGGCAGACACACTCCGCAAGCGACGGAAGCGACTTTTCGATCTGATTGATTTCCCCGTGGTTCTCTGGTCAGGATGCGCCCCTTCTCGGAATTATCCGGCGAATAAATTGCAGTTTCGAGCCAGCAGTCACTTTCTCTATTTTGCTGGACTACCCCTGGAGAATGCGGCAATTCGGATGGAGGCAGGCAGACTAGAACTATTCATGGATGACCCAAGTCCAGACGATTCCCTGTGGCATGGAAAAAAGCCCATGCGAGAGGAGATTGCCGAGCTGATTGGGGCAAACACAGATCACCCGATGGGAGAACTGTGGTGGCGAAGTCAAGGCTGCGCGACAATCCCAGTGCAGGACGTGATGATCAACAACCAACAGTCTGGGACACTGCATCGATGGTTGTATTCGGCTTCTTCCCTGAATTCGATCGACTGGGATCTAGCTTATGCGATCGTCAGGCTGCGACTCAACCACGATGCAGGCGCTTTGGCAGAATTGCGAAAAGCGGCTGCTACTACTGTTGACGCACATAAATCGGGTATGGCGGCGACGCGACATTGCAAAACTGAAGCCGAAGTCCGTTCCGCGATGGAAAGTGTCCTCACTGCGCGGAACATGACTTGTGCTTATAACAGTATTGTCACGGTTCGCGGCGAAGTTCTCCATAACGAGCAGTATCATAACCCCCTGCAACAGGGAGACTTGCTACTTGCGGATGTGGGTGCTGAAACCCCGATGGGTTGGGCATCTGATGTGACGCGCACTTGGCCTGTTTCTGGGAAGTTTTCATCTACCCAGCGAGCTATTTACGATGTAGTTCTGGCGGCTCACGATGCTTGTATTGCCAAGATACGTCCTGGTGTGGAGTATAAAGACATTCATTTGCTGGGGGCAACTACCCTCACCCAAGGGCTGGTCGATTTGGGCATTATGAAAGGTGATGCGGAAGAATTGGTAGAGTTAGACGCTCACGCGGCATTTTTCCCCCACGGCATCGGACACGCGATCGGTTTGGATGTTCACGATATGGAAGATTTGGGGGATTTGGCGGGGTACGAGCTGGGGCGAATTAGGAGCGATCGCTTTGGCTTAAATTACCTGCGTCTGGATCGACCCCTCAAGGCGGGAATGCTGGTATCGATCGAGCCTGGGTTCTATCAAGTACCGTCGCTTTTGAATTACCCAGACAAACGAGAAAAATATCAGGAGATAGTGAATTGGGATCGTCTGGCAGAATTCTCTGATGTCCGGGGAATTCGGATTGAGGATGATGTGCTGGTAACAGAGTCTGGTTGCGAGGTAATCACTAGCGATTTGCCGTCGCACCCCGATGCGATCGAGCATATCGTTAGCGGCTGGTAA
- a CDS encoding DUF4332 domain-containing protein has protein sequence MSRQLNNHPSAIQAYDWPLAQLPGLSHDRQSQLLECGITTTGQLIEKANTPETRQALANQLQIHIQYVKKWVALADLARIPSVGCQYCGLLLHAGVCSVTHLAQIPPYRLHQQILRLHVATMQRRDLCPSVEQVSLWIKQARSILDFRF, from the coding sequence ATGTCTCGTCAACTCAACAATCATCCTAGCGCTATCCAAGCATACGACTGGCCTCTAGCTCAACTGCCCGGTTTGAGCCACGATCGCCAATCCCAACTACTAGAGTGCGGCATTACTACGACTGGGCAGCTAATTGAAAAAGCCAATACTCCCGAAACGAGGCAGGCATTGGCAAATCAGTTGCAGATCCATATTCAGTATGTTAAAAAATGGGTTGCTTTAGCAGATCTCGCTCGCATCCCCAGCGTTGGTTGCCAATATTGCGGACTATTATTACACGCTGGGGTATGTTCTGTAACCCACCTGGCTCAGATTCCCCCCTACAGATTGCACCAACAAATTTTGCGGTTGCACGTTGCAACCATGCAGCGGCGCGACCTTTGCCCTTCTGTGGAACAAGTATCTCTGTGGATTAAACAAGCGCGATCGATTTTAGATTTTAGATTTTAG
- a CDS encoding TetR/AcrR family transcriptional regulator, whose protein sequence is MGIFHRTPQPEDATRTRIIKAAQKLFARQGYDGTTTRDLAAAAGVAEGTLFRHFANKKAILVEVATEGWVEILTDLLTELSEMGSYEAVAQVMRRRMLNFHANGDMMRVCFMEAQFHPELRDRVQSEVIDKMTDVAEAFFQTAMDRGIYRQMNPKIVARVFVGMFAIAGFSHNTIMEPGASPQAIKEMAEGIADIFLNGVLAKN, encoded by the coding sequence ATGGGAATTTTTCACCGAACTCCTCAGCCAGAAGACGCAACGCGCACCCGTATAATCAAGGCAGCGCAAAAGTTGTTTGCCCGCCAGGGTTATGACGGTACGACTACTCGCGATCTTGCGGCGGCGGCTGGGGTGGCAGAGGGAACTTTATTTCGCCATTTTGCCAACAAAAAGGCGATTTTGGTGGAAGTAGCAACGGAGGGATGGGTCGAAATCCTGACGGATTTGTTGACGGAACTGAGCGAAATGGGCAGCTATGAAGCTGTAGCGCAGGTAATGCGGCGGCGGATGCTGAATTTCCACGCTAATGGGGATATGATGCGGGTTTGCTTTATGGAAGCGCAGTTTCACCCGGAATTGCGCGATCGCGTCCAGTCGGAAGTGATTGACAAAATGACGGACGTGGCGGAAGCTTTCTTCCAAACGGCGATGGATAGAGGTATTTATCGCCAGATGAACCCCAAAATAGTGGCGCGGGTGTTTGTAGGGATGTTTGCGATCGCAGGTTTTAGCCACAACACAATTATGGAGCCGGGAGCCTCACCGCAAGCGATCAAGGAAATGGCAGAGGGAATCGCCGATATCTTCCTCAACGGCGTTTTAGCCAAAAATTAG